A genomic segment from Dethiosulfovibrio russensis encodes:
- the cobM gene encoding precorrin-4 C(11)-methyltransferase has protein sequence MIEKAKTVNFVGAGPGAPDLITVRGSELLKTADLVVYAGSLVNPEILEICRDDCIIMDSAFMSLEEQVSAMAVSAETGSSVVRLHTGDPSLYGAVAEQKRLLEERGIEVRFVPGVSSLQATAAALGIQYTVPGETQTLICTRKGGRTPVPERESLDKLADHGSTIVLFLTAGQVKEATDELIKGGLDPKTPAACVYRASWDDEIIVRSDLSGLAEAMRERGIDHQALIVVGKCLDPGEASSLLYDSGFSHRFREGSL, from the coding sequence ATGATAGAGAAAGCCAAAACGGTGAACTTCGTCGGGGCCGGACCTGGCGCACCGGACCTAATAACGGTAAGGGGAAGCGAACTTCTAAAGACCGCGGATCTGGTCGTGTACGCCGGCAGCCTGGTGAACCCGGAGATACTGGAGATATGCAGGGACGACTGCATAATCATGGACTCTGCCTTCATGTCGTTGGAGGAACAGGTGTCAGCCATGGCCGTATCCGCAGAGACCGGATCTTCGGTGGTTCGACTCCATACCGGAGACCCCAGCCTTTACGGAGCTGTGGCGGAACAGAAAAGGCTGTTGGAGGAACGAGGGATCGAAGTTCGATTCGTACCTGGAGTAAGCAGCCTACAGGCGACTGCCGCCGCTTTGGGCATCCAGTACACCGTCCCGGGAGAGACCCAGACCCTGATATGCACCAGAAAAGGGGGAAGGACCCCCGTTCCAGAGAGAGAATCGCTGGACAAACTGGCGGATCACGGCTCGACCATAGTGCTCTTTCTCACGGCCGGGCAGGTGAAGGAAGCTACCGACGAACTTATAAAGGGGGGGCTTGATCCCAAGACCCCCGCCGCCTGCGTCTACCGAGCCTCCTGGGACGACGAGATCATCGTTCGCTCCGACCTCTCAGGGCTTGCCGAGGCTATGAGAGAGAGGGGAATAGACCATCAGGCTCTCATAGTTGTAGGTAAATGCCTAGACCCAGGAGAAGCCTCCAGCCTGCTCTACGACAGCGGCTTTTCTCACCGATTCAGGGAGGGTTCCCTTTGA
- a CDS encoding bifunctional cobalt-precorrin-7 (C(5))-methyltransferase/cobalt-precorrin-6B (C(15))-methyltransferase, with product MRGPLMDDSFIREPSIPLTKAPIRAIVTSLLQPLHGSVLGEVGTGSGGITAELARQVGPGKIFSLDPSKEALDLASRNLSKMGMADRVTLICGKAPEDLTSLPPLDGLTIGGHGGRLTSIIRAGLSKLKENGRIIITANMLSTANEALTALESLSIEPSMWQLAPSEGRRTKAGWMLKAWNPAFIVWGDRKGNCL from the coding sequence ATGAGAGGCCCTCTTATGGACGACTCATTCATCAGAGAACCGTCGATACCTCTTACCAAAGCCCCGATAAGGGCGATCGTAACATCTCTGTTGCAGCCCCTCCACGGATCCGTCCTGGGAGAGGTGGGAACCGGGAGCGGAGGCATAACGGCGGAGCTGGCGAGACAGGTGGGACCGGGAAAGATCTTCTCTCTGGACCCATCGAAAGAAGCTCTCGATCTGGCGTCCAGGAACCTGTCTAAAATGGGTATGGCGGACAGAGTGACTTTGATCTGTGGAAAAGCGCCGGAGGATCTTACCTCCCTCCCCCCCTTGGACGGCCTGACGATAGGAGGACACGGAGGACGGCTTACTTCCATAATCCGAGCCGGTCTATCTAAACTCAAGGAGAACGGAAGAATAATCATCACTGCCAACATGCTCTCTACGGCGAACGAAGCCCTAACGGCCCTGGAGTCCCTGTCGATAGAGCCCTCCATGTGGCAACTGGCCCCTTCGGAGGGACGGAGGACCAAGGCGGGATGGATGCTTAAAGCCTGGAATCCCGCCTTCATAGTGTGGGGAGATCGGAAGGGGAACTGCTTATGA
- a CDS encoding precorrin-2 C(20)-methyltransferase — protein MTRTLIGIGVGPGDPDLVTLGAIKAIEKADLALLPLSKEGGNSVAGGIVKEHVDRDWVSLVFPMKGREDERDETILTQLEEIRPLWEKAETVILPVIGDSTLYATVAWLYEQWKKLDPDMELKLIPGISAHGLAASRTGRFLAMGEERLSILPGTASFSDLQESLRHTDCAAIYKPSALGEELQRLVESTGPWDEMVRIVKAGLPEEEISIGQDALSPCENYLSILLLRRKGSEATSL, from the coding sequence ATGACAAGAACCCTTATTGGGATAGGAGTCGGACCGGGGGATCCCGATCTCGTGACCCTGGGAGCTATAAAGGCGATAGAAAAGGCGGACCTGGCCCTCCTTCCTCTATCGAAAGAGGGAGGAAACAGCGTAGCCGGCGGAATAGTGAAGGAACACGTGGACCGCGACTGGGTTTCTTTGGTCTTCCCCATGAAGGGACGAGAGGACGAAAGAGACGAGACCATACTGACTCAACTTGAGGAGATAAGGCCACTGTGGGAAAAAGCCGAGACCGTGATCCTTCCGGTTATAGGTGATTCGACCCTCTACGCGACCGTGGCTTGGCTGTACGAACAGTGGAAAAAGCTGGATCCCGACATGGAACTTAAGCTTATACCGGGAATATCCGCCCACGGTCTGGCGGCATCGAGGACAGGTCGTTTTCTCGCCATGGGAGAGGAAAGACTGTCGATACTTCCCGGAACGGCCTCATTCTCCGATCTCCAGGAAAGCCTCAGACATACCGACTGCGCAGCCATCTACAAACCTTCGGCGCTGGGAGAGGAACTACAACGACTGGTGGAATCCACCGGACCATGGGACGAGATGGTCCGAATAGTCAAGGCAGGGCTTCCTGAAGAGGAGATATCGATAGGACAGGACGCCCTGTCTCCATGCGAAAACTACCTGTCGATCCTTCTGCTGAGACGAAAGGGATCCGAGGCGACCTCTCTATGA
- a CDS encoding cobyrinate a,c-diamide synthase: MTTPRIVIAGTHSGTGKTTIVMGIAAALKVREMSVQTFKTGPDYIDPGFHSAASGRPCRNLDSMLLEKDPLLELFHRGSEGSEISIVEGVMGLFDGATGVDDRGSAASLARLSETPVVLVVDARSMARSAAAVVRGFASFDPSVSVEGVIFNRIGSPRHFEMVKEAVESTTEVKVLGYLPRDEALALPERHLGLIPAWERDDFSSYLEHLAGLVENNVDLDALLSLARKARPFPSHRSELFPYPSVPKRIDVAVAMDKAFHFYYQDNLDILTHMGANLVPFSPIDDEKIPPEASALYIGGGFPELFAPALETNLSMREDVKKKAEEGMPILAECGGLMYLVEAIETPEGKVHSMAGVFPGRMSMGKRLRALGYCDGETLMDTLLGPKGKRIRGHVFHWSSYDGPDDAPIALRLSKGDRTTEEGLAKNNVLASYLHIHFGSDRTVPESFLETALRWQEKRA; the protein is encoded by the coding sequence ATGACAACCCCGAGGATAGTCATCGCCGGAACTCACAGCGGGACAGGCAAAACCACCATAGTCATGGGAATCGCCGCGGCCCTCAAGGTTAGGGAGATGTCGGTTCAGACCTTCAAGACCGGTCCGGATTATATCGACCCGGGATTCCACTCGGCAGCATCAGGAAGACCGTGCAGAAACCTGGACTCCATGCTTTTGGAGAAAGACCCTTTGCTGGAGCTTTTCCACCGTGGATCGGAGGGATCGGAGATATCCATCGTAGAGGGCGTGATGGGACTTTTCGACGGAGCAACGGGAGTGGACGACAGGGGAAGCGCAGCGAGTCTGGCCAGATTAAGCGAGACTCCCGTTGTCCTGGTTGTGGACGCCAGGTCCATGGCCAGAAGCGCAGCCGCGGTCGTTCGAGGCTTCGCGTCTTTCGACCCCTCTGTCTCAGTAGAGGGAGTCATTTTCAACAGAATAGGCAGTCCGAGACATTTCGAAATGGTAAAAGAGGCGGTAGAATCGACCACGGAGGTGAAGGTACTGGGATATCTCCCTAGAGACGAGGCTCTGGCTCTTCCGGAGAGACATCTGGGACTCATCCCAGCATGGGAGAGAGATGATTTTTCCTCCTATCTGGAGCATCTGGCAGGGCTGGTGGAGAATAACGTGGACTTAGACGCCCTGCTGTCTCTGGCCAGAAAAGCCCGTCCCTTCCCGTCCCACCGATCCGAACTGTTCCCCTACCCCTCCGTTCCCAAGAGGATCGATGTAGCCGTGGCCATGGACAAGGCCTTCCATTTCTACTATCAGGACAACCTGGATATACTGACTCACATGGGAGCAAATCTAGTGCCTTTCAGCCCGATAGACGATGAAAAGATACCTCCAGAAGCATCGGCTCTTTACATAGGGGGAGGCTTCCCGGAGCTCTTCGCTCCGGCTCTGGAGACGAACCTGTCCATGAGAGAGGACGTAAAGAAGAAGGCCGAGGAGGGAATGCCCATCCTCGCCGAGTGCGGAGGTCTGATGTATCTGGTGGAGGCCATAGAGACCCCTGAGGGCAAGGTCCACTCCATGGCGGGAGTCTTTCCCGGCCGAATGTCCATGGGGAAGAGGCTCAGGGCTCTGGGATACTGCGATGGTGAGACCCTGATGGACACATTGCTGGGTCCAAAGGGCAAAAGAATCCGCGGTCACGTGTTTCACTGGTCGTCCTACGATGGCCCCGACGACGCTCCCATAGCCCTGAGGCTTTCCAAGGGAGACAGGACGACAGAGGAGGGCTTGGCAAAAAACAACGTACTGGCGAGCTACCTCCACATCCATTTCGGAAGCGACAGGACGGTCCCGGAGAGTTTTCTTGAGACCGCTCTAAGATGGCAAGAAAAAAGGGCATAG
- the cbiD gene encoding cobalt-precorrin-5B (C(1))-methyltransferase CbiD, whose amino-acid sequence MTARFESLGSVGGLRRGFTSGTSVQAAAKAAAYMAVTGETTDTVTVELPNGMELEVPVEDAAIGKGWASCCVIKRSGDDPDVTDGHRFCCTVRRSDLPGVTVIGGKGVGKVTKKGLPIPPGEPAINPTPRKMILRDLSALTPDGKGLEVEVSIPDGEELAKKTWNPRLGIEGGISVIGTTGIVEPKSTAAWEASIDVYVSVAAEEVAKGPLFLPLGYIGEKLLKERFDIPAEKIVKTGDKVGYTLERCIAEGIEKTLIVGHIGKLTKLAAGIFDTNYRSGDGRLETVAAWAGASGASQSVIREILDLKLAEAAVPIIIREGLEETFSHISRRSQERLTEFLKGEMEIATALTDLEGTILSTWPEDVMEGKSWKKFTS is encoded by the coding sequence ATGACGGCCCGATTCGAATCTCTGGGATCCGTCGGAGGGCTCAGAAGAGGGTTCACCTCTGGCACGTCGGTCCAAGCCGCGGCCAAGGCGGCCGCCTACATGGCCGTGACCGGAGAGACGACGGACACCGTGACGGTGGAACTGCCAAACGGGATGGAGTTGGAGGTACCGGTAGAGGACGCCGCGATAGGGAAAGGATGGGCCTCCTGCTGTGTGATCAAGAGGTCCGGAGACGACCCTGACGTTACGGACGGGCACAGGTTCTGCTGCACCGTGAGGAGATCGGACCTCCCGGGCGTGACGGTCATAGGGGGCAAGGGCGTCGGCAAAGTCACCAAGAAAGGCCTGCCTATTCCTCCTGGAGAACCCGCCATAAACCCCACTCCCAGGAAGATGATCCTACGGGACCTCTCCGCTCTGACACCTGACGGCAAGGGACTGGAAGTGGAGGTTTCCATCCCTGACGGCGAGGAGCTGGCGAAAAAGACCTGGAACCCCAGGCTGGGGATCGAGGGAGGAATCTCCGTTATAGGCACCACCGGCATAGTGGAACCCAAGTCGACCGCGGCCTGGGAGGCGTCGATCGACGTCTACGTCAGTGTGGCGGCCGAAGAGGTCGCAAAAGGCCCCCTGTTCCTTCCTCTCGGGTATATCGGAGAAAAGCTCCTAAAAGAGAGATTCGATATCCCGGCGGAGAAGATCGTCAAGACCGGAGACAAAGTTGGCTACACGCTTGAACGATGTATCGCCGAGGGAATAGAGAAGACCCTCATCGTGGGACATATCGGCAAGCTTACCAAGCTGGCCGCGGGTATATTCGACACCAACTACAGATCGGGAGACGGAAGACTGGAGACCGTGGCGGCATGGGCCGGGGCCTCTGGGGCATCTCAATCTGTAATTCGAGAGATATTGGACCTCAAACTGGCCGAGGCGGCGGTTCCCATAATAATCCGAGAGGGTCTTGAGGAAACATTTAGCCACATATCCAGACGATCTCAGGAACGGCTGACAGAGTTCCTCAAGGGAGAGATGGAGATAGCCACGGCCTTAACCGACCTGGAGGGAACGATCCTGTCCACCTGGCCTGAAGACGTCATGGAGGGGAAATCATGGAAAAAATTCACATCGTAG
- the cbiE gene encoding precorrin-6y C5,15-methyltransferase (decarboxylating) subunit CbiE: MEKIHIVGVGPGSRDYLLPIALKAIEGSDTLLGSPRLLEMFSYMADKKTVTLSGSPSEALEIISKRGRNERMAVLVSGDPCFFSLGSSLAASLPEDQYEIIPGLSSVSLAFSRLGISWQEGTFVSVHGRPLDSLNGLQKETGPIAILTGGLNNPMEVASKLLKIGVSDRKCWTMSNLGTDDEKVESTDLSDLSEEDRASWPSLTLVLLEPRS; the protein is encoded by the coding sequence ATGGAAAAAATTCACATCGTAGGGGTGGGGCCTGGATCCAGGGACTACCTCCTTCCTATAGCCCTAAAGGCAATAGAGGGATCCGACACCCTCCTGGGATCCCCGAGACTTCTGGAGATGTTCTCCTACATGGCGGACAAGAAAACGGTGACCCTGTCGGGATCTCCGTCGGAGGCGCTTGAAATCATCTCGAAGAGAGGTCGGAACGAGAGGATGGCCGTCCTGGTCTCCGGAGATCCCTGTTTCTTCAGTCTGGGCAGCTCCTTGGCGGCATCCCTTCCGGAAGATCAATACGAGATCATACCGGGACTGAGCTCGGTCTCCCTGGCCTTCTCCAGGCTGGGAATATCCTGGCAGGAAGGAACCTTCGTAAGCGTCCACGGAAGACCTCTGGATTCCTTGAACGGGCTGCAAAAAGAGACCGGCCCGATAGCTATCCTGACCGGCGGGCTCAACAACCCGATGGAGGTGGCCTCGAAACTTCTAAAAATAGGGGTATCGGATAGAAAGTGCTGGACCATGTCGAACCTGGGGACCGACGACGAGAAGGTCGAATCGACCGATCTATCCGATCTGTCCGAAGAGGATCGAGCTTCCTGGCCCTCTCTGACCCTGGTCCTTCTGGAGCCCCGGTCATGA
- a CDS encoding cobalamin biosynthesis protein, giving the protein MNIAVFAISARGKSVGKRCAEALNGKLITPRRDELKASLSEIWHGSDAVVMIGSTGVAVRVTAPLLRDKETDPAVIVVTEDGELVLPLTGAHLGGGADLSRTLASNLGAHLVSTTSTDRMNVAAPDLLCSRWGWKLEGRKALVQTNGALLDGRKLLFWVDENEETPPFPEGYLPCETPDEADVVVSPRALSLGSHQVQLVPPSLVAGMGCRKGVDRQILKETLLRHFSEQGYSIYSLGEIRTSTVKSKEKGLLSLAEELGVPLTKLEDEEIRSIDGNFSASAATAYFDLPGVAEPCAASAGRLIGPRSAERGTTVALGHRPARIEGKLYVVGTGPGDRKYMTFQAKEAIDDSDAVVGYRLYVDQLPEEWLKGKKVERYGMGEEEARVASAMALARKGFRVSLVSGGDPILFGMAGLARNMAEDLPVEVVPGLSAAQLAGASAGAPYSNGLIMLSLSDYLQPWESIERALSGAASTGLTVALYNPVRRDLDVKLEGVKKAYSTKTGQTVWLMRDVGRPGESVKVMDLSELTSSDIDMRTLLLLPGEATVARKGYLVDTRGYHSERKKRT; this is encoded by the coding sequence TTGAATATAGCGGTCTTCGCGATCTCTGCCAGGGGGAAATCGGTAGGGAAAAGATGCGCCGAGGCTCTGAACGGTAAACTGATAACTCCCAGGAGAGACGAACTGAAAGCATCTCTGTCCGAAATATGGCATGGGTCGGACGCCGTAGTGATGATAGGATCCACCGGAGTGGCCGTCAGGGTTACCGCCCCGTTGCTCAGGGATAAAGAGACGGATCCGGCGGTGATAGTGGTCACGGAAGACGGGGAGCTGGTCCTGCCCCTCACGGGAGCCCACCTTGGAGGCGGGGCGGACCTGTCCCGAACCCTGGCGTCGAATCTGGGGGCCCATCTCGTATCCACGACCTCCACAGACAGAATGAACGTCGCCGCTCCGGATCTGCTCTGCTCTCGATGGGGATGGAAACTCGAAGGCAGAAAGGCCCTGGTCCAGACGAACGGAGCCCTTCTGGACGGGCGGAAACTGCTTTTCTGGGTCGACGAAAACGAGGAAACTCCTCCGTTCCCGGAGGGATACCTCCCCTGCGAAACCCCCGACGAGGCGGACGTAGTGGTGTCGCCCCGAGCTCTTTCCCTCGGATCCCACCAGGTACAGTTGGTACCTCCGTCGCTGGTGGCCGGTATGGGGTGTAGAAAGGGAGTGGACAGACAGATCCTGAAGGAGACTCTGCTGCGTCACTTCTCCGAACAGGGATATTCCATCTATTCATTAGGCGAGATAAGAACCTCGACGGTCAAATCGAAAGAAAAGGGGCTCCTCTCCTTGGCGGAGGAACTTGGAGTGCCTTTGACTAAGTTGGAGGACGAGGAGATAAGATCGATAGATGGTAATTTTTCCGCCTCCGCTGCCACAGCCTACTTCGATCTGCCCGGAGTCGCTGAACCCTGCGCCGCCTCGGCGGGAAGGCTTATAGGCCCGAGATCGGCCGAGCGAGGGACCACCGTGGCACTGGGGCACCGTCCGGCCAGGATCGAGGGGAAACTCTACGTCGTGGGGACCGGCCCGGGGGATCGGAAGTACATGACGTTTCAGGCTAAGGAAGCGATAGACGACTCGGACGCCGTGGTAGGCTACCGACTCTACGTCGACCAGCTACCGGAGGAATGGCTGAAGGGAAAGAAAGTGGAGAGATACGGAATGGGAGAGGAGGAGGCCAGAGTGGCGTCGGCCATGGCCCTGGCCAGGAAGGGATTTCGGGTATCCCTCGTATCTGGAGGGGATCCCATTCTTTTCGGCATGGCAGGATTGGCCAGAAACATGGCGGAAGATCTGCCGGTCGAGGTTGTACCGGGACTGTCCGCCGCCCAGCTCGCCGGAGCCTCCGCAGGAGCCCCCTACTCCAACGGACTTATAATGCTCTCCTTGTCCGACTATCTACAGCCCTGGGAGTCTATAGAAAGAGCCCTGTCGGGAGCGGCATCCACGGGGCTCACCGTTGCCCTGTACAACCCGGTCAGAAGGGATCTGGACGTAAAACTCGAGGGAGTAAAGAAAGCCTACTCGACCAAAACAGGGCAAACCGTATGGCTTATGAGGGACGTAGGACGGCCCGGAGAGTCCGTAAAAGTGATGGACCTATCCGAGCTGACTTCCTCCGATATAGACATGAGAACGCTGCTTCTTCTTCCCGGCGAGGCTACCGTCGCCAGGAAGGGCTATCTGGTGGACACGAGAGGATACCACTCTGAAAGGAAGAAAAGAACATGA
- a CDS encoding PocR ligand-binding domain-containing protein has product MEELEYGSLEWWHQTVNIGVLQEILDRFAQILNCGTVLTTALGVPITTPSNFTRFCRLMRSTEEGRRLCWESDAAGGRAGLEQGKVRIYRCHAGLIDMALPVVIEGRLAGVVLCGQVKLRHYTRQEVEELAGVGWQNLSNRDELLDLFMEAPVVPREVIDQGGELIKLVSSHVVELCERRLAEKKLLVKDLVLMREKCDKQSLERNLKISQIKALRHQLNPHFMFNTLNAIVRLAMFEDAPETEALAYRFSQYLRYVLRRQSREELVPLAGEVECVEHFLSINKIRFSDRFDFDLHVDPGTRDVRVPFMILQPLVENAIVHGVEPSTDRCHLSVDASIEEGSLVVTVSDDGVGFDCSNFSPGVGVSNVMERLDLHYGKEGCLRWSSCPGDGSRFEVTMPLRRGEEVTG; this is encoded by the coding sequence GTGGAAGAATTGGAGTACGGTTCTCTGGAGTGGTGGCATCAGACCGTCAATATAGGAGTCCTACAGGAGATCCTGGACAGATTCGCCCAGATATTGAACTGTGGCACGGTTCTCACTACGGCCTTGGGAGTTCCGATAACCACCCCCAGCAATTTTACAAGGTTTTGTCGTCTCATGCGGTCTACCGAGGAAGGTCGGAGACTCTGTTGGGAGAGCGACGCCGCCGGTGGAAGAGCTGGGCTGGAGCAGGGAAAGGTAAGAATATATCGCTGTCATGCGGGATTGATAGATATGGCCCTCCCGGTTGTAATAGAGGGTCGGTTGGCCGGGGTGGTGCTTTGCGGTCAGGTAAAACTTAGACACTATACCCGTCAGGAAGTGGAGGAGCTTGCCGGAGTCGGTTGGCAGAATCTCTCCAACCGGGACGAACTGTTGGACCTGTTCATGGAGGCTCCGGTCGTTCCCAGGGAGGTAATAGATCAGGGAGGAGAGCTTATAAAGCTGGTCTCGTCCCACGTCGTGGAGCTATGCGAGCGCCGTTTGGCGGAGAAGAAGTTACTCGTCAAGGACCTGGTCCTCATGAGGGAGAAATGCGATAAGCAGTCTCTCGAGAGAAACCTGAAGATCAGTCAGATAAAGGCTCTAAGACATCAATTAAACCCCCACTTCATGTTTAATACCCTCAACGCCATAGTTCGCCTCGCCATGTTCGAGGATGCGCCTGAGACGGAGGCCTTGGCCTACAGATTTTCCCAGTATCTGAGATATGTCTTGAGAAGACAGTCCAGAGAGGAGCTGGTTCCCCTTGCCGGAGAGGTGGAGTGCGTAGAACATTTTCTCTCTATAAACAAGATAAGGTTCAGCGATCGGTTCGACTTCGATCTCCACGTCGATCCCGGAACCAGGGACGTGAGGGTACCCTTCATGATATTGCAGCCTCTGGTCGAGAACGCCATAGTCCACGGAGTGGAACCCTCGACTGACCGATGCCACCTTTCCGTCGACGCCTCCATAGAAGAAGGTTCCCTTGTGGTCACCGTTTCCGACGACGGCGTAGGATTCGATTGTTCCAATTTCTCTCCCGGAGTCGGGGTATCTAACGTCATGGAAAGACTGGATCTTCATTATGGAAAAGAGGGCTGTCTCCGTTGGTCCTCCTGTCCCGGCGATGGAAGTAGATTTGAGGTTACCATGCCTTTAAGACGAGGGGAGGAGGTGACGGGATGA
- a CDS encoding precorrin-8X methylmutase: MTQRFMAPADIEAKSFRILQEKMGPFHGTEEELAIVTRVAHATADVDFGMSLYIHEGAIKSGLSALRSGAPVITDVEMVRAGIRKDGLESMGGRVLTFLNDPEVAEMARNTENATRSQMAMRKALPRMEGAIVAIGNAPTALFEIIDRIKAKEASPALVIGMPIGFVGAAESHQELIELDYPSITAPGPKGGSPVAAAIVNALIKLALRP, translated from the coding sequence ATGACTCAGAGATTCATGGCTCCCGCCGACATAGAGGCAAAGAGCTTCAGGATACTCCAGGAAAAAATGGGCCCGTTCCACGGAACGGAGGAGGAGCTGGCCATCGTCACCAGGGTGGCCCACGCCACGGCCGATGTGGATTTCGGCATGAGCCTGTACATACACGAAGGGGCGATAAAATCGGGGTTATCCGCCCTCCGGTCGGGAGCGCCGGTTATAACCGACGTCGAGATGGTTCGGGCCGGAATAAGAAAAGACGGCTTGGAGAGCATGGGAGGCAGGGTGCTGACCTTCCTGAACGATCCCGAAGTGGCCGAGATGGCCAGAAACACTGAAAACGCCACCAGGTCCCAGATGGCCATGAGAAAGGCGCTTCCCCGCATGGAAGGAGCCATCGTCGCCATAGGCAACGCCCCTACCGCCCTCTTCGAGATCATAGACAGGATAAAGGCGAAGGAGGCCAGCCCCGCTCTGGTAATCGGAATGCCCATAGGGTTCGTCGGAGCCGCCGAGTCCCATCAGGAACTGATAGAGCTCGATTATCCATCCATAACCGCCCCGGGGCCCAAGGGAGGAAGCCCCGTCGCAGCTGCGATAGTGAACGCCCTTATAAAACTGGCCCTCAGACCATGA
- a CDS encoding cob(I)yrinic acid a,c-diamide adenosyltransferase, with the protein MKKGYLSVNTGDGKGKTTAAVGQALRALGAGYSVYVGQFLKSDRSGEIRILREISSKVVTETYGIERNVGSPMTGRDREAAKEGLTRLKKAIDDGYDLVIADEILVAMSSGLLEESELLDLMKSKPESVELVMTGRGATQAIIGRADVVTEMVEIKHHYRLGVQAREGIER; encoded by the coding sequence ATGAAAAAAGGGTACCTATCGGTCAACACCGGCGACGGAAAGGGCAAGACTACCGCCGCCGTAGGACAGGCTCTAAGGGCCCTCGGAGCGGGATATTCCGTCTACGTCGGTCAATTTCTGAAGAGCGATCGCTCCGGCGAGATAAGGATCCTTCGAGAAATCTCGTCCAAGGTCGTCACCGAAACCTACGGCATAGAGAGAAATGTAGGGTCACCCATGACGGGGCGAGACAGGGAGGCGGCAAAAGAGGGGCTGACACGACTGAAAAAAGCTATCGACGACGGCTACGATCTGGTCATAGCCGACGAGATACTGGTGGCGATGTCTTCCGGCCTGCTAGAGGAGTCGGAGCTGCTGGACCTCATGAAGTCGAAACCGGAGTCGGTGGAACTCGTCATGACGGGAAGAGGAGCGACCCAGGCCATAATCGGCAGGGCCGACGTAGTAACCGAGATGGTGGAGATAAAACACCATTATCGCCTGGGAGTACAGGCAAGAGAGGGTATAGAGAGATGA
- a CDS encoding NAD(P)-binding domain-containing protein, which yields MRLICISVNYENSKLADRAGLWEDEKELRLMLDGGPLSEIVPIHTCNRTELYGIIPEGREFPSDSIPSCADILTGKDVVEHLLRVLLGLESMACGESFVVSQVKKEYDRYSPLCGRILNRLFQRSFNLAGILRTEYHPGRAPSIPWLMAQAIKDHPAWPSLRIALIGAGDMGTETAKVLKAMGLSFSISNRTEKTGKSLAEETGADWLPWERWKDLTETSDVLIFATSSPEPLLSEIDGENRPWIIDMGAIPQVEVPGLKRISVDELRDRTLEILDDYRRDLGKLEEETEEAAQALWADLITVRTDTYRRLAMMRVGHIVDERAARTAQKIGVSEEILRQMAWSVAKGILSPVLEMNGPHSSRIWRALSEEEIS from the coding sequence ATGAGGCTTATCTGTATTTCCGTCAACTACGAAAACAGCAAATTGGCCGACAGAGCGGGACTCTGGGAGGACGAAAAGGAACTGCGCTTGATGTTGGACGGAGGCCCGCTCTCGGAGATAGTCCCTATCCACACCTGCAACAGGACCGAACTCTACGGGATTATACCGGAAGGCAGAGAGTTTCCTTCGGACTCCATTCCCTCCTGCGCCGATATATTGACGGGTAAGGACGTGGTGGAACATCTCCTGAGGGTCCTTCTCGGATTGGAGAGCATGGCATGCGGGGAGTCCTTCGTGGTATCCCAGGTCAAGAAGGAATACGATAGATATTCTCCCCTTTGCGGGAGGATACTGAACAGGCTATTTCAGAGATCCTTCAACTTGGCCGGGATACTCCGAACCGAGTATCATCCCGGAAGGGCTCCGTCCATACCCTGGCTTATGGCCCAAGCCATTAAGGACCATCCAGCCTGGCCCTCCCTCAGGATAGCCCTGATAGGAGCCGGCGACATGGGAACAGAGACGGCGAAGGTGCTAAAGGCGATGGGACTTTCCTTCTCCATATCGAACAGGACAGAAAAAACCGGAAAATCCCTGGCTGAGGAGACCGGAGCCGACTGGCTACCCTGGGAGAGATGGAAGGATCTGACAGAGACCTCGGACGTGTTGATATTCGCCACGTCCTCCCCCGAACCGCTGCTATCCGAGATAGATGGGGAAAACCGTCCCTGGATAATCGACATGGGAGCGATCCCTCAGGTAGAGGTTCCGGGACTCAAAAGGATCTCGGTGGACGAACTTAGAGACCGGACCCTGGAGATTCTGGACGACTACCGTCGAGATCTCGGCAAACTGGAGGAGGAGACGGAGGAGGCCGCTCAGGCTCTGTGGGCGGATCTGATAACCGTCAGAACCGATACCTACCGTCGGCTTGCCATGATGAGGGTGGGCCATATAGTCGATGAAAGGGCCGCTCGGACCGCTCAAAAAATCGGCGTCTCCGAGGAAATCCTAAGACAGATGGCCTGGAGCGTCGCTAAGGGCATCTTGTCCCCGGTCCTGGAGATGAACGGCCCTCATTCCTCCAGGATATGGAGAGCCCTCTCGGAGGAGGAAATATCGTGA